The following DNA comes from Candidatus Krumholzibacteriia bacterium.
CGCTCACCCCGTCCGGGTCGACCTCGAAGTAGGCCGGGGCGGAGCTGAAGCCCCGTAGGGGCAGCGTGACCCCACCGACATCGAACTCGACGGCACCGGACGAGACCCGCCCCGCCCCCGGCGAGGAGTAGGTCACGCCGACCGATCGTGACTCGCCCGGTGCCAGCGTGAAGTCGCCGCCGCCCATGGTCACGCTGAAGTCGCCGCTCGAGCCCTCGGCCAGGGCGATCGATCCGCTCACGTCGCCTTCGTTGTCGGCCGCGGCCTCGATGGTGAAGGAACGCTCGTCGCTCGAGTTCTCGAACACGGTTCCGTAGTCGAGCTCGGTGACGGAGAGTTCGATGTCGCCCGCAGCGGCGCTCGGGCCGGTCGGATCGTCATCGTCGCCGCAGCCGACGAGGGGGAGTAGCAGCAGGGCGCACAGTGCGGGGATGAGATCGCGAGTGGACACGGGCGTCCTCCGTCCGGAGTGGGTCGTGGTACTGGGGGCTGATCCGGCATGCGAGAAACCGGCACCGATCGCGCAACGCGTCGAGAGGAAACCGGCTGACGCGCGCGAGAAGAAACGAAGAACACGGGCGATCGAACTGCGCGGGGACGATTCGTTCCGGAACGTGCAACCCCGCCTCCCGAGCCGGGAGACGGGGTCCGACACGAAGCTCGAACGGTGTTCGGGAGCCTCAGGCTCCGTCGTGGAACCGGAAGTCGAGGATCTCCAGCCGGCGTGTTCCCGCGGGAAGCTCGGCCTCGACCACGTCGCCCTTCTTGTGGCCGATGAGTGCGGCGGCAATGGGAGCCGTGTAGCTGATCACACCGTCGTCGAGGTCGGTGTCTCCGTCGCCGAGGATCGTGTAGGACTCCGTTTCGCCGGTGTCGACGTCCTTGATCTCGACCTGCTTCAACAGCGTGACGATGTCGTCGGGGAAGTCCCGCTTGCTCACGACCTCGGCCTGGCGCACGCGATCGCGCAGTTCGCGCAGGCGTGACATCGACAGGGCCTGCTTCTCCTTGGCCGCCGCGTACTCGGCGTTCTCACGCAGATCACCGTGGGCGGCCGCCGCCTGCAGATCGCGCGGAATGTCCACCTTGATCAGGCGCTCGAGATTCTCGATCTCCTTGCGCAGCCTGCGGAGACCTTCCTCGGTGAAGAGACCCATGTAGAATCACCCTCGGACAATCGTGAAGGGAACGCCCGGCCGTGGCGCGCGGTCGGGCGATTCGGAACCGGACGCAGCAGTATAAGCAAAGGGATGGCGATGCGGGAGGGGTGGGCTGGCCGACCGGACACGTCGACGGGGGAAACCCTCGACAATGGCCCCAACGAGACTAGAATCCGGATGCCACCTTGCGGATCCGAACGATTCCTACTTACGAATGAGTCCGAACAATAGACCGCAGGCTCGCACGACCCCTTCCTCAGCACAGCGCCTGCGACCGCCCCCTTGCCCTGGAAAGGACCCGGACCCCATGACCAGATTCTCTCGTGCGATGATGAGCCTGGCGGTGCTGTTCGCGGCCGTGCCCGCTCTCGCCCAGGACTCACCCCACCGAAACTACCCGCCGCAGGCCGATGCCGAGACGCACCCTCCCCGCGGCGTGATGACCAACCAGGACTGGTGGCCCAGCCAGCTCGACATGGGCATCCTCCACCAGAACTCCGAGAAGAGCACCCCGCTCGGCACCGACTTCGACTACGCCGCCGAGTTCCAGGAGCTCGACCTGGCGGCCGTGAAGAAGGACCTCGAGGAGCTGATGACCGACTCGCAGGACTGGTGGCCGGCCGACTGGGGTCACTACGGTCCACTCTTCATCCGCATGGCCTGGCACAGCGCCGGAACCTACCGCGTGAGCGACGGCCGTGGCGGTGCGTCCGACGGCACCCAGCGCTTCGCGCCGCTGAACAGCTGGCCCGACAACGCGAACCTCGACAAGGCCCGCCGCCTGCTCTGGCCGGTGAAGCAGAAGTACGGCCAGAGGATCTCGTGGGCCGACCTCATGATCCTGGCCGGCAACGTCGCCTTCGAATCGATGGGCTTCGAGACCTTCGGCTTCGGTGGCGGCCGCGAGGACGTCTGGGAACCGCAGACCGACATCTACTGGGGCCCCGAGGGCGAGTGGCTGGCCGACGCGCGCCATAGCAAGGACCGCGAACTCGAGAAG
Coding sequences within:
- the greA gene encoding transcription elongation factor GreA → MGLFTEEGLRRLRKEIENLERLIKVDIPRDLQAAAAHGDLRENAEYAAAKEKQALSMSRLRELRDRVRQAEVVSKRDFPDDIVTLLKQVEIKDVDTGETESYTILGDGDTDLDDGVISYTAPIAAALIGHKKGDVVEAELPAGTRRLEILDFRFHDGA